One part of the Osmerus mordax isolate fOsmMor3 chromosome 18, fOsmMor3.pri, whole genome shotgun sequence genome encodes these proteins:
- the asb4 gene encoding ankyrin repeat and SOCS box protein 4: MTVARVGLLLAQILHAVVTSLVARLRQVLNLPGLLSLLRPGPGPEWAMEELTPRQESLRRLKARFLEALVANDAQEVVHVLRHTGLDIDTVLEVEDTSMLLASYKQGYWLPGYTLDSSWATGIHVCVMNNSLEAALVLLQQGAAVNRKPNGKTPLHVACEASHADCVALLLAHGARVNSVSLSGHTPLHYCITRESVDCAKQVILKGGKVNMPSQNSDEDTPLHTAARFGIPELAALYLSHGAHVDALNSRLETPLITAAFWALDARLQTYSQKHHLVARILLDHNADPNLQEEDHKTALHTAAWSCDHVLLHMLLAAGAAPRVMDMNGCGPLHYVLKVTEVRPAAQPELCYKLLLNYGAPRVYPPQFHKVLQSCHAYPRAVEVLVNSYPNITHTRKWREAISDLSYQQHKDFYESLFSVCSNTPRCLLHLARCAVRLALGPRCHPGVPLLPLPPSLQTYLLLEPQGLLD, encoded by the exons ATGACGGTGGCCCGCGTCGGCCTGCTCCTCGCCCAGATCCTCCATGCTGTGGTGACGTCGTTGGTGGCACGGCTGAGACAGGTGCTGAATCTACCAGgcctgctgtctctcctgcgaccaggaccagggccagagtgGGCCATGGAGGAGTTGACCCCCAGACAGGAGAGCTTGAGGCGGCTGAAGGCCCGCTTCCTGGAGGCCTTGGTGGCCAACGACGCCCAGGAGGTCGTGCATGTCCTCCGCCACACCGGCCTGGACATAGACACAGTGCTGGAGGTTGAGGATACCAGCATGCTGCTGGCATCGTACAAACAag GATACTGGTTGCCAGGCTACACTCTGGATTCGTCGTGGGCGACGGGCATCCACGTGTGTGTGATGAACAACTCGCTGGAAGCCGCCCTGGtgctcctccagcagggggcagcggtGAACAGGAAGCCCAACGGGAAGACCCCGCTGCACGTTGCGTGCGAGGCGTCGCACGCCGACTGCGTCGCCCTGCTGTTGGCTCACGGGGCCAGAGTGAACAGCGTATCGCTGAGCGGACACACCCCCCTCCACTACTGCATCACCAGGGAGTCTGTGGACTGTGCCAAGCAGGTCATCCTGAAag gaggAAAGGTGAACATGCCCAGCCAGAACAGTGATGAAGACACGCCCCTCCACACCGCGGCTCGTTTCGGCATTCCTGAGCTGGCGGCCTTGTACCTGTCCCACGGGGCCCATGTGGACGCCCTGAACTCACGCCTGGAGACGCCCCTGATCACAGCTGCCTTCTGGGCCCTGGACGCCCGCCTGCAGACCTACAGCCAGAAACACCACCTGGTCGCCCGCATCCTGCTGGACCACAAcgctg ACCCCAACCTCCAGGAGGAAGACCACAAGACGGCGTTGCACACAGCAGCGTGGAGCTGTGACCACGTGCTGCTGCACATGCTGCTGGCGGCGGGCGCCGCGCCCCGGGTCATGGACATGAACGGCTGCGGCCCGCTGCACTACGTGCTGAAGGTGACGGAAGTCCGGCCAGCGGCACAGCCCGAGCTCTGCTACAAGCTGCTGCTCAACTACGGAGCGCCTCGCGTCTACCCCCCGCAGTTCCACAAG gTACTGCAGAGCTGCCATGCGTATCCCAGAGCTGTGGAGGTCCTGGTCAACTCCTACcctaacatcacacacaccaggaagtgGAGAGAAGCCATTTCAGATCTCTCCTACCAG CAACACAAGGACTTCTACGAGTCCCTGTTCTCCGTGTGTTCCAACACGCCCCGCTGCCTGCTGCACCTGGCCAGGTGTGCTGTCCGCCTGGCCCTGGGGCCTCGGTGTCACCCCGGggtccctctcctgcccctgcccccctccctccagacataCCTGCTGCTGGAGCCCCAGGGGCTGCTGGACTGA